In a genomic window of Pangasianodon hypophthalmus isolate fPanHyp1 chromosome 1, fPanHyp1.pri, whole genome shotgun sequence:
- the mettl6 gene encoding tRNA N(3)-methylcytidine methyltransferase METTL6 — MAQVKDGGVGSSAPQFPHQSTDSCERILSEEEMEKLKNEQVLVSDFKQQRLEIDAQKNWDLFYKRNTTNFFKDRHWTTREFEELKACREFEAQKLVMLEAGCGVGNCIFPLLEEDLNIFIYACDFSPRAVQFVKENSLYCPERCLAFQCDLTKDDLRATISENSLDVATLIFVLSAIHPDRMHQVVENIYRVLKPGGIVLFRDYGLYDHAMLRFKSGSKLGENFYVRQDGTRSYFFSRECLANLFQQAGFQTLVNEYVLRETVNKKEGLCVPRVFLQSKYRKPE, encoded by the exons ATGGCCCAAGTAAAAGATGGAGGAGTTGGGTCATCAGCCCCTCAGTTTCCTCATCAGTCCACAGATTCATGTGAAAGGATTTTGTCAGAAGAAGAGATGGAAAAGCTGAAGAATGAGCAGGTTCTGGTGTCAGACTTTAAGCAGCAGAGGTTGGAGATTGATGCTCAGAAAAACtgggatttattttacaaaaggaATACTACAAACTTTTTTAAAGACAGACATTGGACTACAAGGGAATTCGAGGAGCTTAAAGCTTGCAGAGAG TTTGAGGCCCAGAAGCTGGTGATGCTGGAGGCAGGATGTGGAGTTGGAAACTGCATCTTCCCTTTGTTGGAAGAGGATCTCAACATCTTTATCTACGCATGCGACTTTTCACCTCGAGCTGTACAGTTTGTGAAA GAAAACTCTCTGTACTGTCCAGAGCGATGTCTGGCATTTCAGTGTGACTTGACTAAAGACGACCTCCGTGCCACCATTTCAGAAAACAGTCTGGATGTTGCCACTCTGATATTTGTCCTGTCAGCTATTCACCCTGACAGAATGCACCAAGTCGTGGAAAACATTTATCGG GTGTTAAAACCAGGAGGAATTGTCTTGTTCAGGGATTATGGCCTCTATGATCACGCCATGCTGAGGTTTAAGTCAGGGAGCAAGCTTGGGGAGAATTTCTATGTCAGACAGGATGGCACTCGATCCTATTTCTTCTCCCGAG agTGTCTGGCCAATCTGTTTCAGCAGGCGGGGTTTCAGACTCTTGTAAACGAATACGTGCTGAGAGAAACTGTGAACAAAAAGGAAGGACTGTGTGTTCCACGAGTATTTCTCCAGAGTAAATACCGCAAGCCTGAATGA